A genome region from Meleagris gallopavo isolate NT-WF06-2002-E0010 breed Aviagen turkey brand Nicholas breeding stock chromosome 7, Turkey_5.1, whole genome shotgun sequence includes the following:
- the LOC100550906 gene encoding putative methyltransferase DDB_G0268948, producing MAAQMFEGTQHAAVYLKYRFAPGKELKDTILNYLQEKAPSCTQLAVDVGCGSGQGTAFLAERFTKVVGTDISHAQIQEATAAPSPPNISYLVCPAEELPFEDASVDFLASFTAAHWFDIGKFMNEAKRVLRPGGCVAISTYTTDMSLHYGDCSEKLTQIFREAWDQLLKYSHSRVKHVLEDYKEIFEALPFPDKKRITNIYDKIPMTVAGVAGYLESASPYQVFMKSDPEAAKTLLPGMEKRLLETMGAPSRDTLLEFWVRYVCILGHKEA from the exons ATGGCCGCACAGATGTTTGAGGGCACGCAGCATGCGGCCGTCTACCTGAAGTACCGCTTTGCCCCCGGCAAGGAGCTGAAGGACACCATCCTCAACTACCTGCAGGAGAAG GCTCCCAGCTGCACCCAGCTGGCTGTGGATGTGGGCTGCGGGTCAGGGCAAGGCACGGCCTTCCTGGCGGAGCGCTTCACAAAGGTGGTGGGCACCGACATCAGCCACGCACAGATCCAGGAGGCCACGGCTGCCCCCTCTCCTCCCAACATCTCCTATCT GGTGTGCCCGGCGGAAGAGCTGCCCTTTGAGGATGCTTCGGTTGATTTCCTGGCCTCGTTCACGGCCGCGCACTGGTTTGATATTGGGAAGTTCATGAACGAGGCGAAGCGCGTGCTGCGGCCGGGGGGCTGCGTGGCCATCAGCACCTATACCACTGATATGAGTCTGCACTACGGGGACTGCTCTGAAAAGCTGACCCAAATCTTCCgggag GCCTGGGACCAGCTCTTAAAATACTCGCATAGTAGAGTAAAACACGTCCTGGAAGACTACAAGGAGATCTTTGAGGCTTTGCCATTTCCAGACAAGAAGAG AATCACCAATATCTATGATAAAATTCCCATGACGGTTGCTGGGGTGGCCGGTTACTTAGAGTCTGCCTCTCCATACCAAGTCTTCATGAAGAGTGATCCTGAGGCTGCAAAAACCCTCCTCCCAGGGATGGAAAAGAg GCTGCTGGAGACGATGGGAGCTCCCTCACGTGACACCCTGCTGGAGTTCTGGGTGAGGTATGTCTGCATCCTGGGGCACAAGGAAGCGTGA
- the MREG gene encoding melanoregulin yields the protein MGLGAWLRSLGGCCGCCGGEAAAPEKEPLLSNNNPYASFGATLARDEEQNLWSTPHDVTHTEADDDRVLYNMIVGRSQLDKDSEEWQKLNYDIYTLRQTRKEVRSRWKHILEDLGFQKEADSLLSVTKLSIVSDSQNMSKARDILLKLSEETNIFPTSWELSERYLFVVDRLIALDAADEFFKLASVVYPKRASMERVDEKHTPAMTP from the exons ATGGGGCTGGGGGCCTGGCTGCGCTCGCTTGGCGGCTGCTGCGGCTGCTGCGGCGGGGAGGCAGCAGCCCCTGAGAAGGAGCCGCTGCTCAG CAACAACAACCCGTATGCTTCCTTTGGGGCCACACTGGCAAGGGATGAGGAGCAGAACCTTTGGAGCACTCCACACGACGTGACCCACACAGAGGCAGACGACGACCGGGTGCTGTACAACATGATTGTGGGCCGGAGCCAGCTGGACAAGGACTCCGAG GAATGGCAAAAGCTCAACTATGATATTTATACCTTACGGCAAACACGGAAAGAAGTGAGAAGCAGGTGGAAGCACATTTTGGAGGATTTAG GTTTCcagaaggaagcagactccCTCTTGTCAGTGACCAAACTCAGCATTGTCAGCGACTCTCAGAACATGAGCAAAGCCCGGGACATCCTGCTAAAGCTCTCTGAAGAGACAAACATCTTCCCAACCAGCTGGGAGCTGTCTGAGCGTTACCTCTTTGTGGTG GACCGGCTGATCGCTCTGGATGCTGCGGATGAGTTCTTCAAGCTGGCCAGTGTGGTCTACCCAAAAAGAGCCAGCATGGAAAGAGTGGATGAGAAGCACACCCCTGCCATGACGCCCTGA
- the LOC100550136 gene encoding interferon lambda-3: protein MVCYGVTMILVGTLGALMVDAFPRVTPKKSCSLSKYQFPAPSELKAVRRMKEQFEDIMLLTNRKCNTRLFHRKWNTAELSVPDRITLVEAELDLTIIMLTNPTIQRMAETCQQPLAFLTQVREDLRDCLALEAPSHQPSGKLRHWLQKLETAKKKETASCLEASAILHIFQILNDLRCAAQREDCT, encoded by the exons ATGGTATGCTACGGGGTCACAATGATATTGGTGGGGACCCTGGGAGCCCTCATGGTGGATGCGTTCCCCCGGGTCACCCCAAAGAAGAGCTGCAGCCTCTCCAAGTACCAGTTCCCTGCACCTTCGGAGTTGAAGGCAGTGCGGAGGATGAAGGAGCAGTTT GAAGACATCATGCTGTTAACAAACCGAAAATGCAACACCAGACTCTTCCATCGGAAGTGGAACACGGCTGAGCTGTCG GTACCTGACCGGATCACCCTGGTGGAAGCTGAGCTGGACCTCACCATCATCATGCTCACAAACCCCACAATCCAGAGGATGGCTGAGACGTGCCAACAGCCCCTGGCCTTCCTTACCCAAGTCCGGGAGGACCTGCGAGACTGC TTGGCCCTTGAGGCGCCTTCACATCAGCCCTctgggaaactgaggcactgGCTGCAGAAGCTGGAGACAGCCAAAAAGAAG GAGACCGCCAGCTGCCTGGAGGCCTCGGCCATCCTCCACATCTTCCAAATACTGAACGACCTGCGGTGCGCAGCCCAGCGTGAGGATTGCACTTAG